One part of the Vicia villosa cultivar HV-30 ecotype Madison, WI linkage group LG6, Vvil1.0, whole genome shotgun sequence genome encodes these proteins:
- the LOC131614280 gene encoding pre-mRNA-splicing factor CWC22-like, producing the protein MNAVLATLSQTNALIQQQNDMIRALEQKRRSKTPIGHKHRSQRGVIPKKRPRSPSPRENAGPSSKKGSSDHRSRHRSPSPRPKKRSRSPPTGHNDNRRRHRWSRSHSSTPSASDDDEERRGSLSHSILEAPLPAGLEKPPPLGTYDGTTDPDEHIENIDATSRLQRSARCHQMPFVPYHPAQRSHDLV; encoded by the coding sequence ATGAACGCTGTTCTGGCCACCCTTTCCCAGACCAACGCGCTCATACAACAGCAAAACGACATGATCAGGGCGCTCGAGCAAAAACGCCGATCTAAGACTCCCATAGGTCACAAGCATCGCTCTCAACGCGGCGTGATTCCCAAAAAACGCCCTCGATCTCCCTCCCCCAGGGAGAACGCTGGTCCATCCTCCAAGAAAGGGTCAAGCGACCACCGATCCCGACACCGGTCACCGTCTCCTCGACCAAAAAAGAGATCCCGGTCACCCCCGACAGGGCACAACGATAACCGGAGGCGACACAGGTGGAGTCGGAGCCACTCTTCCACTCCTTCCGCCAGCGACGACGACGAAGAGCGCAGAggctctctttcccactcaatatTGGAAGCGCCCCTACCGGCCGGTCTTGAAAAACCCCCGCCATTAGGCACATACGACGGGACCACCGATCCGGACGAACACATAGAGAACATCGACGCCACTTCTCGACTACAGAGGAGTGCCCGGTGCCATCAAATGCCGTTTGTTCCCTACCACCCTGCGCAAAGGAGCCATGACTTGGTATAA